The following proteins are encoded in a genomic region of Synechococcus sp. ROS8604:
- the urtE gene encoding urea ABC transporter ATP-binding subunit UrtE, protein MTMLEIRGLNTYYGESHILRDVDLRVLAGEMVCLIGRNGVGKTTLLKSLIGLLKPRSGEIIFEGHGMERQPPHQRARSGLGYVPQGREIIPQLTVEENLMLGMEALPGGLSRNRRIDPFIYELFPILQEFLSRKGGDLSGGQQQQLAIARALLGQPKLLLLDEPTEGIQPNIVQDIEAAVQRIIAEKGIGVLLVEQHLHFVRQADRYYAMQRGGIVASGSTSELSQDVVDRFLSV, encoded by the coding sequence ATGACAATGCTCGAGATTCGCGGTCTCAATACCTATTACGGCGAAAGCCATATTCTTCGAGATGTTGATCTAAGGGTCCTCGCTGGGGAAATGGTTTGTCTCATCGGCCGGAATGGGGTGGGTAAAACCACACTCCTTAAGTCTCTGATCGGTTTGCTTAAACCACGATCCGGTGAGATTATTTTTGAAGGCCATGGAATGGAGCGTCAGCCTCCTCATCAGCGTGCCAGGTCTGGACTTGGTTATGTACCTCAGGGGAGGGAAATCATTCCTCAATTAACTGTTGAAGAGAATTTGATGTTGGGGATGGAGGCTCTCCCAGGTGGTCTTTCTCGAAATCGTCGAATTGATCCTTTTATTTATGAGCTCTTCCCAATTCTCCAGGAGTTTCTTTCACGTAAAGGAGGTGATCTCTCCGGAGGTCAGCAGCAGCAGCTTGCTATTGCTCGTGCTCTCTTGGGCCAGCCTAAATTATTGCTTCTTGATGAGCCAACGGAAGGGATCCAGCCCAATATTGTGCAAGATATTGAAGCTGCCGTTCAACGAATTATCGCTGAGAAAGGGATTGGCGTTCTGCTAGTGGAGCAGCATTTGCATTTTGTTCGACAAGCGGATCGTTATTACGCCATGCAGCGCGGTGGAATTGTGGCCAGTGGCTCTACCTCCGAGCTCAGCCAAGATGTGGTGGATCGTTTCCTAAGTGTGTGA
- the queC gene encoding 7-cyano-7-deazaguanine synthase QueC, protein MTDSTAIALLSGGLDSATAAALAMKAGFRVIGLSFDYGQRHRKELDAAIDIAKALNLAEHHTIKVDLAMWGGSSLTDHAQTLPTNGVEPGIIPSTYVPGRNTVFIAIGLSLAEARDADRLVLGINAVDYSGYPDCRPDYLEAFQDLADLSSRAGREGHGPKLWAPLVEWSKQKIAEEALHLGVPIERTWSCYSGGDVPCGVCDSCRIRDEALLAAGRPDLCSPGRR, encoded by the coding sequence ATGACCGATTCCACCGCGATTGCCCTGCTCTCGGGAGGGCTCGATTCCGCAACGGCCGCGGCACTCGCCATGAAGGCAGGCTTCCGCGTGATTGGCCTCTCCTTTGATTACGGCCAACGCCATCGAAAGGAGCTGGATGCCGCCATAGACATCGCCAAGGCTCTGAACCTGGCAGAACATCACACGATCAAAGTGGATTTGGCGATGTGGGGAGGCTCCTCGCTCACCGATCACGCCCAAACCCTTCCCACAAACGGCGTTGAGCCAGGCATCATCCCCAGCACCTATGTGCCAGGGCGAAACACCGTGTTCATTGCAATCGGCCTCAGCCTCGCCGAAGCGCGGGATGCCGATCGACTGGTGCTGGGCATCAATGCCGTGGACTACTCGGGCTATCCCGACTGCCGGCCGGATTATTTAGAGGCCTTTCAGGATCTTGCAGACCTCAGCAGCCGGGCTGGACGAGAAGGGCATGGTCCAAAGCTATGGGCACCACTGGTGGAGTGGAGCAAACAGAAAATTGCAGAAGAAGCACTACATCTAGGGGTTCCGATCGAACGCACCTGGAGTTGCTATAGCGGCGGAGACGTGCCCTGTGGTGTCTGCGACAGCTGCCGAATCCGTGATGAAGCACTGCTCGCCGCCGGACGGCCGGACCTGTGCAGCCCAGGCCGTCGATGA
- a CDS encoding CTP synthase, whose translation MAKFVFVTGGVVSSIGKGIVAASLGRLLKSRGYSVSILKLDPYLNVDPGTMSPFQHGEVFVTEDGAETDLDLGHYERFTDTAMSRLNSVTTGSIYQSVINKERRGSYNGGTVQVIPHITGEIRDRIHRVASNSNADVVITEIGGTVGDIESLPFLEAIREFRGDVGRRDLAYVHVTLLPFIGTSGELKTKPTQHSVKELRSIGIQPDLLVCRSDRDINDELKRKIGGFCGVPQRAVIPSLDADSIYAVPLTLEDEGLCREVLDVLDLENHDSDMVDWSQLVHKLRNPGPAVKVALVGKYVQLNDAYLSVVEALRHACLAQDASLDLHWVCAEEIENQGADALLKGMDAVVVPGGFGNRGVDGKVAAIRWAREQRVPFLGLCLGMQCAVIEWARNLAGLTDATSAELEPGTTHPVIHLLPEQQDVVDLGGTMRLGVYPCRVAAATLASKLYGEEVVYERHRHRFEFNNAYRNLFLESGYEISGSSPDGRLVELIELPEHPFFTACQYHPEFLSRPGRPHPLFRGLIEAAQQRLPSSPSEAMHQQKNSATGSSHPSLQP comes from the coding sequence ATGTGGATCCAGGAACGATGAGCCCGTTTCAACATGGTGAGGTGTTTGTCACCGAAGACGGTGCCGAAACCGATCTGGATCTAGGCCATTACGAACGCTTCACCGACACCGCGATGTCACGCCTGAACAGCGTGACCACCGGCTCGATCTATCAATCCGTCATTAATAAAGAGCGCCGAGGCAGTTACAACGGCGGGACCGTCCAGGTCATCCCCCATATCACCGGGGAAATCCGCGACCGCATTCACCGTGTGGCCTCGAATAGCAATGCCGATGTGGTGATCACCGAAATCGGTGGAACCGTTGGTGATATCGAATCGTTGCCCTTCCTGGAAGCCATTCGAGAGTTCCGAGGGGATGTGGGGCGACGCGATCTGGCTTACGTGCACGTGACCCTACTCCCCTTCATCGGCACATCGGGAGAACTGAAAACCAAACCCACCCAGCACTCCGTTAAGGAGCTGCGCTCGATCGGGATCCAGCCAGATCTGCTCGTCTGTCGCAGTGATCGCGACATCAACGATGAGCTCAAACGCAAAATCGGAGGCTTCTGTGGTGTACCCCAGCGCGCTGTGATCCCCTCCCTGGATGCCGACAGCATTTACGCCGTGCCGCTCACGCTCGAAGACGAAGGATTGTGCCGTGAAGTCCTCGACGTCCTTGACCTTGAAAATCACGACAGTGACATGGTGGATTGGTCGCAACTGGTCCACAAACTCCGCAATCCAGGTCCCGCGGTCAAAGTCGCCTTGGTGGGCAAATACGTCCAACTCAATGACGCCTACCTATCGGTCGTGGAAGCACTGCGCCACGCCTGTTTAGCCCAAGACGCCTCCCTCGATCTGCACTGGGTCTGCGCCGAAGAAATTGAAAATCAAGGCGCCGATGCCCTTCTCAAAGGCATGGACGCCGTGGTCGTGCCAGGTGGATTCGGCAACCGTGGTGTTGACGGAAAAGTCGCCGCCATCCGCTGGGCCAGAGAGCAACGCGTGCCGTTCCTTGGCCTTTGCCTAGGGATGCAATGCGCCGTGATCGAGTGGGCACGCAATCTGGCAGGCCTTACCGATGCCACAAGCGCTGAGCTCGAGCCAGGAACCACCCATCCAGTGATTCATCTTCTGCCTGAGCAACAAGACGTTGTGGACCTTGGAGGCACAATGCGGCTTGGGGTGTATCCCTGCAGGGTTGCTGCAGCCACCCTCGCTTCAAAACTGTATGGGGAAGAAGTGGTCTATGAGCGCCATCGCCATCGCTTTGAATTCAACAACGCCTACCGAAACCTGTTTCTCGAGTCTGGCTACGAAATCAGCGGAAGCTCCCCCGATGGCCGGCTGGTGGAACTGATCGAACTTCCCGAACATCCCTTTTTCACCGCCTGCCAGTACCACCCCGAATTCCTGTCGAGACCCGGCAGGCCCCATCCCCTGTTCCGCGGCCTGATCGAAGCGGCCCAACAACGCTTGCCCTCCAGCCCCAGCGAAGCCATGCACCAACAAAAGAATTCAGCAACTGGATCCAGTCATCCCAGCCTGCAGCCTTGA
- a CDS encoding 7-carboxy-7-deazaguanine synthase QueE: protein MTHALPVVETFHSLQGEGVHTGRSAFFIRLAGCTVGCSWCDTKHSWPADSHPKRLVMDLATEVTDAADSGAAFVVITGGEPLHHNLDELTAAIRSQCAQPVHLETSGVDRLSGALDWITLSPKRHMPPRPDLLQACHELKVVVHEPADLLFAEVVAAQAPQANWLLQPGWDCEEGLKLAIGKVLQDQRWRLSMQSHKWLGVR from the coding sequence TTGACCCACGCGTTGCCCGTTGTTGAGACCTTCCATTCTCTTCAGGGGGAAGGGGTTCATACGGGGCGAAGTGCTTTTTTCATCCGCCTGGCGGGATGCACTGTGGGCTGCAGCTGGTGTGATACCAAGCACTCATGGCCTGCTGACTCGCATCCGAAGCGTCTGGTGATGGACTTAGCGACTGAGGTCACTGATGCCGCTGACAGCGGAGCCGCCTTCGTGGTGATCACCGGTGGAGAACCCTTGCACCACAACCTCGATGAGCTCACCGCTGCGATTCGCTCACAGTGCGCTCAGCCCGTGCATCTTGAAACCAGTGGCGTCGATCGATTGAGTGGTGCCCTCGACTGGATCACCCTTTCGCCAAAGCGCCACATGCCTCCAAGGCCGGATCTGTTGCAAGCGTGTCATGAGCTCAAGGTTGTGGTGCACGAGCCGGCAGATCTGCTGTTTGCGGAGGTGGTGGCAGCACAAGCGCCCCAAGCCAATTGGCTGCTTCAGCCTGGCTGGGACTGCGAGGAAGGACTGAAACTCGCCATAGGCAAAGTTTTGCAAGATCAGCGCTGGAGGTTGAGCATGCAAAGCCATAAATGGCTTGGCGTGCGCTAG
- a CDS encoding APC family permease, with translation MELRRDLSLTSLTLTVVTGTIGSGWLFASYYAARTAGPASLPAWLLGGLISFLLALVFAELGSLINSSGALAQIPLLSHGRLSGFIGGWSIWISYLCVPTIELIAMLDYLDSSLPWLTQDRNGTQILSGAGLAVAIVLMVFFTWINLNGVKGLARWIDNLTIWKLIVPLLVAGVLMLLSQHWGNLSIPVTIGSDPSAIKAGSGTELVNAVGSGGILFCLLGFRTAVDLAGEARNPQRNVPLAMGLGLGISLLIYLVLQWSFLVSVPPEALQQGWSQLSLSQHGGPLAAIALGLGLGWMVVLLLIDAALSPSTTAMAYLGVSARVSWMMGRCKLLPESLGRVNRHGVPDLAVVSSLVLGCALFLIGPGWQQVVAFLTAAQMIALAMGPASLLALRQQLPQEQGHFRIPYPTAISALAFVMATWATNWCGRTALEGAVLAIGIPSLIFALHNWRKRQQIETKAGLWWGLYLGLLVLDIELFSKGRPLELSNPAHLAVLAGIALLVLPIAVNSALPEVSPHALTHLGNDPPHLG, from the coding sequence ATGGAATTACGGCGTGACTTAAGCCTCACAAGCCTCACCCTCACCGTCGTCACCGGAACCATCGGATCGGGATGGTTGTTTGCCTCCTATTACGCCGCCCGAACGGCCGGACCCGCAAGCCTGCCCGCCTGGCTCTTAGGAGGCTTGATCTCCTTTCTTCTCGCTCTCGTCTTTGCGGAGCTGGGCTCTCTCATCAACAGTTCCGGGGCCTTGGCCCAGATTCCACTCCTAAGCCACGGTCGCCTATCGGGTTTCATCGGTGGTTGGAGCATCTGGATCAGCTATCTGTGCGTGCCAACGATCGAGCTGATAGCCATGCTCGACTATCTCGACAGCAGCCTGCCCTGGCTCACACAGGATCGGAACGGCACACAAATTCTCAGCGGAGCCGGTCTAGCTGTCGCCATCGTCTTGATGGTGTTCTTCACCTGGATCAACCTCAACGGTGTGAAGGGTCTCGCCCGCTGGATCGACAACCTCACCATCTGGAAGTTGATCGTGCCGCTCCTGGTGGCGGGTGTGTTGATGCTGCTCAGTCAGCACTGGGGGAACCTGAGCATCCCGGTCACGATCGGAAGCGATCCATCTGCAATCAAAGCTGGCAGCGGTACGGAACTGGTAAATGCCGTCGGAAGCGGAGGCATTCTGTTCTGCCTCCTTGGTTTTCGCACCGCTGTTGACCTTGCTGGAGAGGCGCGCAACCCCCAACGCAATGTGCCGCTCGCCATGGGACTAGGGCTCGGCATCAGCCTGCTGATTTACCTGGTTCTGCAGTGGTCTTTCCTGGTGAGCGTGCCGCCGGAAGCCCTCCAGCAGGGATGGTCCCAACTCAGCCTCAGCCAACATGGCGGTCCGCTTGCAGCCATCGCCCTTGGCCTTGGTCTGGGCTGGATGGTGGTGCTGTTGCTGATCGACGCAGCCCTTTCCCCCAGCACAACCGCAATGGCCTATTTGGGAGTATCGGCGCGGGTGAGCTGGATGATGGGTCGCTGCAAGCTGCTCCCTGAGTCTCTGGGTCGGGTCAACAGACATGGGGTGCCGGATCTTGCCGTCGTCAGCAGCTTGGTGTTGGGATGTGCCCTGTTCTTGATCGGCCCAGGCTGGCAACAGGTTGTGGCCTTTCTCACCGCAGCGCAAATGATCGCCCTAGCCATGGGGCCAGCAAGCTTGTTAGCCCTGCGCCAACAACTCCCACAAGAACAAGGCCATTTTCGAATTCCCTATCCCACGGCCATAAGCGCCTTGGCCTTTGTGATGGCAACATGGGCGACGAACTGGTGCGGTCGCACAGCGCTTGAGGGAGCCGTGCTCGCCATCGGAATCCCGAGCCTGATCTTTGCGCTTCACAACTGGCGAAAACGCCAGCAAATTGAAACCAAAGCAGGACTTTGGTGGGGGCTGTATCTCGGACTACTTGTGTTGGACATAGAACTGTTCAGCAAAGGACGACCCCTGGAACTCTCGAACCCGGCCCATCTCGCAGTCCTGGCGGGGATAGCCCTTCTAGTGCTGCCAATAGCGGTCAACAGCGCCCTACCAGAAGTGTCACCCCACGCGCTCACACACTTAGGAAACGATCCACCACATCTTGGCTGA
- the urtC gene encoding urea ABC transporter permease subunit UrtC: MFRSFQQRPWLSVAVWVLIIAVIVAAPSVLPVFRLNLLGRFLSLAIVALGIDLIWGFTGLLSLGQGIFFALGGYAAAMYLQLRSSIDMPNSIPEFFSLYGVDRLPLFWEPFRSPLFTLIAIWLVPALLAAVLGNLVFRNRIKGVYFSILTQAALLVFFNFFNGQQKLINGTNGLKTDVTVLFGQLELGSPEMQRGFFWVTAVVVIFVWMFLRWVVRGRFGNVLIAIRDDEPRLRFAGYNPTLFKTIVFAIAGGLAGIGGALYTVQSGIVSPQFMTVPFSIEMVIWVAVGGRGTLVGAILGSVVIMYAKSLVSEALPETWLFIQGGLFILVVTALPEGVIGWFRGEGPRNLMSRVGFIRPIGTYPQLEVDGNEEVQP, encoded by the coding sequence ATGTTTCGTTCTTTTCAACAGCGTCCATGGCTCTCGGTGGCTGTTTGGGTGTTGATCATCGCGGTAATCGTTGCTGCTCCATCGGTTCTTCCTGTTTTCCGTCTGAACCTGTTGGGTCGGTTTCTATCGCTAGCGATTGTGGCGCTTGGGATTGATTTGATTTGGGGCTTTACAGGTCTTCTGAGTCTTGGTCAGGGGATTTTCTTTGCTCTTGGAGGTTATGCCGCTGCAATGTATCTCCAACTGAGGAGTTCTATTGATATGCCCAATTCTATTCCTGAATTCTTCAGTTTGTATGGAGTTGATCGGTTGCCATTGTTTTGGGAGCCCTTTCGTTCGCCTCTCTTTACGCTCATTGCAATTTGGCTAGTCCCTGCTTTGCTTGCAGCTGTATTGGGGAACTTGGTGTTTCGCAATCGAATTAAGGGGGTTTATTTTTCGATTTTGACCCAGGCTGCTCTGTTGGTCTTTTTCAACTTCTTCAATGGACAGCAAAAGCTAATTAATGGCACCAATGGTCTGAAAACAGATGTCACCGTGCTGTTTGGCCAGCTCGAGTTGGGATCGCCAGAGATGCAGCGAGGCTTCTTTTGGGTGACTGCTGTCGTTGTGATCTTCGTTTGGATGTTTTTACGATGGGTTGTGCGTGGTCGCTTTGGAAATGTTCTGATTGCGATCCGCGATGATGAGCCAAGACTTCGCTTTGCTGGGTATAACCCAACATTGTTTAAAACAATCGTGTTCGCAATCGCTGGGGGCTTGGCGGGTATTGGTGGAGCGCTCTACACCGTGCAATCTGGGATTGTTTCCCCCCAGTTCATGACTGTACCCTTTTCGATCGAAATGGTCATTTGGGTTGCTGTTGGTGGTCGTGGAACCTTGGTAGGAGCGATTTTGGGTTCCGTTGTCATCATGTACGCCAAAAGTTTGGTCAGCGAAGCATTGCCTGAAACTTGGCTTTTCATTCAAGGTGGGTTGTTTATTCTTGTGGTGACGGCACTACCTGAGGGCGTGATTGGTTGGTTCAGAGGAGAAGGCCCGAGGAATCTGATGTCCCGTGTGGGCTTTATTCGGCCGATTGGCACTTATCCGCAACTTGAAGTTGATGGCAATGAGGAGGTGCAGCCATGA
- a CDS encoding anthranilate synthase component I family protein yields the protein MTSNHAGTQKLIRSSHPWIEPDSVAKALAQEHGEAGLIWLDGDTSDLGRWLTLAADPLEQRCCRGLPGEVGATNPFEALRSLNPGHWTGWLSYDAAAWLEPTNAWRNDAMASLWIGRHDPVLRFDLQQREVWIEGLDAKRHAAMERWILGLRERFKQHPDAHRSPNPLHTAWRRHSDRKAYAKGVERIHELIAMGDLFQANLTSCTSTTLREPINNLELFLRLRQTCPAPFAGLVVASGEADGEALLSTSPERFMEVLPNGAVQTRPIKGTRPRDSDPQRDSDQAAELVCSEKDRAENVMIVDLLRNDLGRVCVPGSVDVPQLVKLESYARVHHLTSVVKGQLRDGLTWVDLLEASWPGGSISGAPKLRACQRLQELEPKGRGPYCGSLLTLNWDGRFDSNILIRTVLRKDNELRVHAGCGIVADSDPQAEADELDWKLLPLLEALE from the coding sequence ATGACCTCCAATCACGCCGGCACCCAGAAGCTGATTCGCAGCAGCCATCCCTGGATCGAACCTGATTCCGTGGCCAAAGCTCTCGCCCAAGAGCACGGAGAAGCTGGCTTGATTTGGCTGGACGGGGATACCAGCGACTTGGGCCGTTGGCTCACCCTGGCCGCTGACCCTCTCGAACAACGTTGTTGCCGGGGGTTGCCAGGAGAGGTTGGTGCCACCAATCCATTTGAGGCTCTGCGCTCGCTCAATCCTGGGCACTGGACGGGCTGGCTGAGTTACGACGCTGCCGCCTGGCTCGAACCCACAAACGCTTGGCGAAACGATGCCATGGCCAGCCTTTGGATCGGTCGCCACGACCCCGTTCTGCGCTTTGACCTCCAACAACGGGAGGTTTGGATTGAAGGGCTTGATGCCAAGCGTCATGCCGCGATGGAGCGCTGGATTCTGGGACTGCGTGAACGATTTAAACAACACCCTGACGCACACCGCAGCCCCAACCCGCTCCATACAGCGTGGAGACGCCACAGCGACAGAAAGGCCTATGCCAAGGGCGTCGAGCGAATCCATGAACTGATCGCGATGGGCGATCTCTTTCAAGCCAATCTCACCAGCTGCACCAGCACAACCTTGCGAGAGCCGATCAACAATTTGGAGCTCTTTCTGCGCTTGCGTCAAACCTGTCCCGCACCCTTTGCAGGTCTCGTCGTTGCCAGCGGTGAGGCCGATGGCGAAGCACTCCTGTCCACATCACCGGAACGATTCATGGAAGTGCTGCCCAACGGTGCCGTTCAAACGAGACCGATCAAAGGAACACGCCCTCGGGACTCCGATCCACAACGGGATTCCGACCAAGCCGCTGAATTGGTTTGCAGCGAAAAGGACCGTGCCGAAAACGTGATGATTGTCGATTTGCTGCGCAATGACCTTGGCCGGGTCTGCGTACCTGGCAGCGTCGATGTCCCTCAACTGGTCAAGCTCGAAAGCTATGCCCGAGTCCACCACCTCACCTCGGTCGTCAAAGGCCAACTCCGAGACGGGCTGACCTGGGTGGATCTCCTAGAGGCGAGCTGGCCAGGTGGTTCGATTAGTGGTGCACCAAAGCTGAGGGCATGCCAAAGGCTTCAGGAACTAGAACCCAAAGGGCGAGGTCCTTACTGCGGTTCTTTGCTAACGCTGAACTGGGATGGGCGTTTTGACAGCAATATTTTGATTCGCACCGTTCTGCGCAAAGACAACGAGCTTCGGGTGCATGCAGGCTGCGGAATCGTTGCCGACTCGGATCCTCAGGCAGAAGCCGATGAACTGGACTGGAAACTGCTACCACTGTTAGAGGCACTGGAGTGA
- the urtD gene encoding urea ABC transporter ATP-binding protein UrtD, with amino-acid sequence MSNIVSGSRALLELKDITVSFDGFLALRDLNLSLQPGELRAVIGPNGAGKTTFLDVITGKVAPSSGGVLFKGRSLVGIPEHRIARLGIGRKFQSPRVFEDLTVQDNLALAVSRSKQPWSLLFGRIRAEQRDQVHHLISIVNLQSRADWRAGSLSHGQKQWLEIAMLVGQDPDLLLVDEPVAGLTDEETDLTADLLKSLAGEHTVLVIEHDMEFIRRLESPVTVLHQGHVLCEGSMDQVQQDPRVIEVYLGTKEDEAQ; translated from the coding sequence ATGAGCAATATTGTTTCTGGCTCCAGAGCACTTCTGGAGCTCAAAGACATCACGGTTAGTTTTGATGGTTTTCTTGCCCTTCGAGACCTAAATCTAAGCTTGCAACCTGGGGAGCTTCGGGCTGTGATCGGTCCAAATGGGGCTGGGAAAACCACGTTTCTCGATGTCATCACGGGCAAGGTTGCTCCCAGCTCAGGAGGCGTGCTTTTTAAAGGCCGCTCTCTGGTTGGAATCCCTGAACATCGCATTGCTCGACTTGGAATTGGTCGTAAATTCCAAAGCCCGCGTGTGTTTGAAGATTTAACGGTTCAGGACAACTTGGCATTGGCTGTTAGTCGGTCAAAGCAGCCTTGGTCTTTGCTGTTTGGTCGCATTCGTGCTGAGCAGCGCGACCAAGTTCACCATTTAATTAGTATAGTCAATCTTCAGTCTCGTGCCGACTGGAGAGCTGGATCTCTGTCTCATGGACAGAAGCAGTGGTTGGAAATTGCGATGTTGGTTGGTCAGGATCCTGACCTCTTGCTGGTGGATGAGCCAGTTGCAGGTCTTACAGATGAGGAAACTGACCTAACGGCTGATTTGCTGAAGTCTTTGGCTGGAGAACACACTGTTTTGGTGATTGAGCACGATATGGAATTTATTCGTCGTCTCGAGAGCCCTGTGACTGTCCTGCATCAGGGTCATGTTCTTTGTGAGGGCTCGATGGATCAGGTGCAACAGGATCCTCGAGTGATCGAGGTTTATTTGGGAACTAAGGAGGACGAAGCTCAATGA
- a CDS encoding ecotin family protein: MGLGFLRLALPLLMVAASAPAVAIPRLDLSGYPAPKQGLKRWVIQPSGLLPKSDDAMISAHPLDWRIQLIVGKEVEVDCNVKRLSGPSLSMQRLPKASGKALFEVAGPVLVLSTRMACTRDQAKGKSFLSLGKQPYLIPYNASWPVVVDLPDGVELRWRVWKAETLQQDAVQL; the protein is encoded by the coding sequence ATGGGTCTGGGATTCTTGAGGCTGGCACTGCCGCTGCTGATGGTGGCTGCTTCAGCTCCTGCTGTGGCAATTCCCCGTCTTGATCTGAGTGGTTATCCAGCACCCAAGCAAGGCTTGAAACGTTGGGTGATTCAGCCCTCGGGTCTGCTGCCGAAGAGTGACGACGCGATGATTTCGGCCCATCCACTCGATTGGCGCATCCAGTTGATCGTGGGAAAGGAGGTGGAGGTTGATTGCAATGTCAAGCGCTTGTCGGGGCCGTCTTTATCGATGCAGCGACTGCCTAAAGCTTCTGGAAAGGCCCTGTTTGAAGTGGCTGGTCCCGTGCTTGTGCTGAGTACGCGCATGGCTTGCACGCGGGATCAAGCGAAAGGCAAATCCTTTTTATCCCTCGGCAAGCAGCCCTATTTGATTCCCTACAACGCCTCTTGGCCGGTGGTGGTGGATCTGCCTGATGGCGTGGAGTTGCGCTGGCGAGTTTGGAAAGCGGAGACGCTTCAGCAGGATGCTGTGCAGCTTTGA
- a CDS encoding aminotransferase class IV, translating to MTATEPQHSIAWINGAWGRPAELTLPLSDRGLQLADGLFETILVQHNRPCLFDAHLRRWQRSCELLGMAPPPQKPWLVSLIQEAIERLGLEHGEGALRLNWSRGDGSQRGIGLDHNAADPSRHRFWLTLQTHTPTFESISTWISRHEYRHASSLMSRCKTFAYGQAIQVRREAQQRGAEDGLMLSTNGSLCCGSSANLVVLRHGQWLTPPFSDGCLPGVMRGQGLKQGLIKEQSLSSKPQPGDQWLLINSLGCKTISHVNDQPLTISGHGETLWKSLLSSHSEDSLPS from the coding sequence GTGACAGCAACTGAGCCACAACACTCCATCGCCTGGATCAACGGAGCATGGGGTCGGCCTGCAGAGCTGACGCTGCCACTCAGCGATCGGGGGCTGCAGCTCGCCGACGGACTATTCGAAACGATCCTCGTTCAACACAACCGTCCCTGCCTATTCGATGCACACCTCCGTCGCTGGCAGCGAAGTTGTGAGCTGTTAGGGATGGCACCACCACCCCAAAAACCCTGGTTGGTTTCGTTGATTCAAGAAGCGATCGAGCGACTCGGGCTTGAGCATGGGGAGGGCGCCCTGCGCCTGAACTGGAGTCGAGGCGATGGAAGCCAACGAGGGATTGGGCTCGATCACAACGCAGCCGACCCCTCCAGGCATCGCTTTTGGCTCACCTTGCAAACGCATACTCCGACGTTCGAATCCATCAGCACATGGATCAGTCGTCATGAATATCGGCATGCCTCCAGCCTGATGAGTCGATGCAAAACCTTTGCCTACGGACAAGCGATTCAAGTGCGCCGGGAGGCTCAACAGAGGGGAGCTGAAGATGGATTGATGCTCAGCACCAATGGCTCACTGTGCTGCGGAAGCAGCGCCAACCTTGTCGTACTACGCCATGGCCAATGGCTCACACCCCCTTTCAGCGATGGCTGCCTACCTGGAGTGATGCGGGGTCAAGGCCTCAAACAGGGGCTGATCAAAGAGCAATCTCTTTCATCCAAACCTCAACCGGGTGATCAATGGTTATTAATCAACAGTCTTGGCTGTAAGACGATCAGCCACGTGAATGATCAGCCACTCACGATCAGCGGCCATGGAGAAACCCTTTGGAAATCCTTATTGTCATCTCATTCAGAGGACTCATTGCCATCCTGA